The sequence AAGACTTAGCCAACGAGAGTTAGTTGAGTTGGTAAAGATCATTATCTTCGCTATTCAGTTTTAAGTTTGAGTTTCATTATCGATAATCCAtcttaatatataatttgtaaaaataaaaaaaaggagctaAAACCCATTTATAAGTCCTCAAAGAGACTTTAGTATGCTCTGACCCTGAAACGGAATAGTCTTCCCTCCCTTAAACTTTGAAcaaatcaatatatatatatatatatatatatattaagacTTAACAATATTTAATCCAATCTTAACCCTCCACTTGAAGAACATCTCTGTCCTTCACCAAAACTCGGATATTAGAACTTGGAATTAACTAATGTTTGttcttttgattattttggcatactaataaaatttattatatgtgaAGAAAGTCTCCACTTATTTAGTTATCTATGTATGAAGCTTTCACACATAAAACTCCAATTTATTATTTGGTTAGACAATAAAGGCTCATGCAAGATTTGCCCAATCACTTAAAAGTAATAATCATACTTTAATGGAAAAGGGCCCAGATGGGAGCTCTGGCACCAAAccaatttttgtgtatttgtaAGTATCAATCATTGTACTTCAACATTTTTCCTCTTGTCTTTAGGAAAAGTCAAAGTCTCCTTGAATCAAATTTGAATCTATCTCGTACAGTGTTTCTTGACGCGGTATGTGAAAATCTTGGTTTCCAAGCAGCTGACCTGAACGTGTATTGAATATTGGAGTCTACTTGACGTTAAAATATTCTATGAAGACCATAAGCTCCTATAAATACAGCATAGACTTGGTATTGCATTGCAAGGGACATCGAAGTCTTCAAGTACAAAAAAGACACATTCATTCATATAGATTCATAAGAGTTTTCTGCTCCCAAAAAGGctacttatatatttttcatatagtTCAATTTCCGACATGAAGGTAAGCCcttttcattaatttgttcCTATAtccaagcgatagtctaaactactaTTTTAGATTTTCTTGAGGCAACTGAACAGTAAGCTTTAACCGCGATCCTTGTCCATGCAGCAAAAGATAGTCATGAAGGTGCAGCTGAAGTCTGAGAAATGCAGAACCAAGGCCTTGAAGATTGCTGCGGTGGCCAAAGGTATGCATCGATCAATCACTCAAATAATAATCAAACACTTTGGTGGGTACACAAATAGTTAATTCATGATTGATTAAGCAGGTGTGAGCAAAGTATCGATAGAAGTGGAGAAAGAGCATGTGGAGGTGATTGGAGACGGAGTCGATGCGGTTGACTTGGCCAAatcattgaagaagaagcttggTTATGCCACCATAGTGAGTGTTGAAGAAGTGAAGAAACCAGATGATGCAAAGCCAGTTGTTCCAATTGAATGGACACCAAGTTATATTCACTATCCTGTGCACTACGATGGATATTACCTCTGGTAAAAACAGCACTTTTTAACAAAGTGCTTTTAGCCATCTATAAAGTTCTGATCGTCTTTAAACCCACTTTTCCACAACGGATCAGCTGTTATCCTCCCTATCATGTAATTTTCGTTGATCAAGTAATTAAAAGGTGCCAGACGATTGTTTCAGTTGCCAATCAGCAAATTAATTACATGGTTTAAAAAACTAGTTAGccgtaatatatatattaactgAAAAGGTGAAGGTTGTCGACAAACCCCTGATTACATATTTAAGCTTCAATTAGTTGTTGGCTtgtaatattaatatatattttctatgcccaatgactttttttaaaaaaataaaaatttaaaaacccaCTTGTCAATTACATATGAATTTTTGGACTGAACTAATCAGATAATTTGGTGACGACGTTGTTAAACTCACTTCTCTATCaatctataaaatttataaattaattaattaaaaaaagcccACTTGTCAACAACCCCATTTGACCCAAGAATAACCCAAGCTCATttagaacaagaagaacaaaaacttgaaaggaaaaagaaaacccaaattgCTTCAAATTAATGCTCCAAGCCTCCAACCTtacataagaaataaataatgcACCATCTTTAATTACTTTACAATTTGGCTTGCGCACACTCTATCACTTGCACCTTTCTGATAAAAGCTATCATTAAAGGACAAAATAGTCCGTGGCCCATGAATTTCCTTGCTCAATATTTGAAGCCAACAAATTCCcaatcaattatatatatatatatatatatatatacaaacgaTAATCACTTtaatataatctaaattacaaaaagGGGAATTCGAACTCAGGTGCATAGTATGGAGTACATTCGCTCTAACCAACTTTattaaaccctaaatcatGACAAAATAGTCTGCAACTCATCAATTTCCTCGctcaatttttgaattttgaagccaacaaattcccaattaaatctTAGTTCCTTTGGCACTTTAGTTTTGGAGTGgtttttcatgttttaatGCCTGAAGATCCACGGAGTACTTGtcaatgtttgtgcaaataatttcacgggagaatattcgcttctagatccttcaacctttgatcttccttcttttcctcGATTCATGTAAAAAAGACTGGAGTAAATATACCACACCatggggtgttggccaaaggctagttcgagtgtttgtaggaaaacaatagctaaataAAGGGTACGAagttgtatgtatggtgtgaaccgagcggccggagccgtgtggagaaaatatggagagtggagagggagagagagcttagggtatttttctcgggtattaGGAGTAGGTTTTTTTGAAGTatcttgaatgatgaatgaagtcgtctatttataggagcctcggggctagggtttcgtagggatcgagtcggACTTGATACTATCCGAATTAAAgagattatctcttaagaagataatatatgaattaaataatattatcttttctttattaaaataatatctaaattaatgatattatctctttaaataaagataatattatattaattaagatatttatctcaattaattaattagccaaataaattggtttaattaattaatttaagagataatcttcttttccacgtggcgtgccctgattggagacgaaaatatatgtTCCCACAGTCAATCCATTCTTTAATAATTCTCACCTCAATTTTGCGCTGGTTGACCAACCAGTCCGGATCACTACTGTTTCAACGTAGCAAATCCAAGCGATGAGTCCCTACAGAAtcattttaattacaattaataCTTACTCTAAggtaaaaaattaatacatgcTAGCTccaaatgtttttatttttactttttcagaCTCATGTGGATGTTGGGGCGGGGTGGGGTGAGTGACTATGTGGATGTCGGGGCTGGGCttgggagaagagagaggaacagagagagaggtgggGGTGTCTTGAGAAGTTGTGTGGTGGGAGGGTGGTAAGGGTTGGTTGCTGGGCGGGTGATATTGGGTAA comes from Prunus dulcis chromosome 6, ALMONDv2, whole genome shotgun sequence and encodes:
- the LOC117632033 gene encoding heavy metal-associated isoprenylated plant protein 47-like; amino-acid sequence: MKQKIVMKVQLKSEKCRTKALKIAAVAKGVSKVSIEVEKEHVEVIGDGVDAVDLAKSLKKKLGYATIVSVEEVKKPDDAKPVVPIEWTPSYIHYPVHYDGYYLW